Proteins from a genomic interval of Flammeovirgaceae bacterium SG7u.111:
- a CDS encoding alkene reductase, producing MQDSILFKEAKLGNVTLKNKVVMAPMTRSRAIDNAPNDLMATYYRQRSEAGLIITEGASPSVNGLGYSRIPGIFTTEQVEGWKKVTSAVHENNSRIFIQLMHTGRVGHVLNLPEGAEVVAPTAEVAPGEMYTDQEGLKEHTQPRLMNTDDIAQAKQEFVDAAKNTVEAGFDGIELHAANGYLLEQFINPGTNQLTNEYGGSVENRLRFVLEVAQASADAIGADKVGIRVSPYGVFNGVTPVYDELEEAYTTLAAELGKIGLAYIHIVDHSAMGAPEVPVAIKEKIRDAFGGTFIISGGYDKQKAEADLEEGLGHLVAFGRSFISNPDLVSRMKAGAELQAPDMDTFYTPGEKGYTDYSALEQAKA from the coding sequence ATGCAAGACTCAATCCTTTTTAAAGAAGCAAAACTAGGAAACGTAACACTTAAGAATAAAGTAGTGATGGCGCCTATGACACGTAGCAGAGCTATCGATAATGCCCCTAATGACTTAATGGCGACGTATTACCGCCAGCGTTCGGAAGCAGGTTTGATCATTACCGAAGGAGCATCTCCCTCGGTCAATGGTTTGGGCTATTCGCGCATCCCCGGTATTTTCACGACGGAGCAGGTTGAGGGGTGGAAAAAGGTAACTAGTGCTGTGCACGAAAATAATTCAAGGATTTTTATTCAGTTGATGCACACGGGCAGGGTAGGGCATGTGCTCAACTTGCCAGAAGGGGCTGAGGTAGTAGCTCCAACGGCAGAAGTTGCTCCTGGGGAAATGTACACCGATCAAGAAGGTCTCAAAGAGCATACCCAACCGAGGTTGATGAATACTGATGACATAGCCCAAGCTAAGCAAGAATTTGTGGATGCGGCTAAAAATACCGTTGAAGCTGGTTTTGATGGGATTGAGCTGCATGCAGCCAATGGGTATTTGCTAGAGCAGTTCATAAATCCAGGCACCAACCAGCTTACCAACGAATATGGAGGTAGTGTGGAAAATAGATTAAGGTTTGTATTAGAAGTTGCCCAAGCTTCGGCCGATGCCATAGGTGCAGACAAGGTAGGGATCAGGGTTTCTCCTTATGGTGTGTTTAATGGAGTAACTCCCGTTTACGATGAGTTGGAAGAAGCTTACACTACACTTGCTGCAGAACTTGGGAAAATAGGTTTGGCGTACATTCACATTGTAGATCATTCGGCAATGGGTGCCCCTGAAGTCCCTGTTGCTATCAAAGAAAAAATAAGGGATGCTTTTGGCGGCACGTTCATTATCAGTGGTGGGTACGATAAGCAAAAAGCCGAGGCAGATTTGGAAGAAGGTTTGGGACATCTGGTCGCTTTCGGCAGGTCATTTATTTCTAATCCCGATTTGGTTTCAAGAATGAAAGCTGGTGCGGAACTTCAAGCTCCCGATATGGATACGTTCTACACCCCTGGTGAAAAAGGCTATACCGATTACTCCGCTTTGGAACAAGCAAAAGCATAA
- a CDS encoding OsmC family protein, giving the protein MKIEINRVDEDFHMIAENEDGNKIELDGSPAIGGHNKGMRPMQLLLAGVGSCSAIDVISILKKQKQDLKSIKITVDGDRDADVVPSLFTDINIHFTLGGDLDSVKVERAIQLSMDKYCSVSKTLEPTANITHSYEIVG; this is encoded by the coding sequence ATGAAAATAGAAATAAACCGGGTGGACGAAGATTTCCACATGATAGCCGAAAACGAAGACGGCAACAAAATAGAATTGGACGGCTCGCCAGCTATTGGCGGACATAATAAAGGGATGCGCCCTATGCAGCTTTTGTTGGCGGGCGTAGGAAGTTGCAGCGCCATTGATGTGATAAGCATTCTTAAGAAGCAGAAACAAGACCTGAAGAGTATTAAGATAACAGTAGATGGCGACCGAGATGCCGATGTAGTGCCTTCACTCTTCACAGATATCAATATTCATTTTACCTTGGGTGGAGATCTTGATTCGGTCAAGGTAGAGAGAGCCATTCAGCTTTCAATGGATAAATATTGTTCTGTTTCCAAAACACTAGAGCCAACAGCCAACATCACCCATTCTTATGAGATAGTTGGGTAA
- the mce gene encoding methylmalonyl-CoA epimerase, whose protein sequence is MIPTHIEHLGIAVKNLEESIKYYEEVLGMKCYSIEEVAEQKVKTAFFQVGQTKIELLESTDPEGPIGKFIAKKGEGIHHIAYAVKDLQGVLNTVKDKGVRLIDEKPRKGAEGLDIAFLHPKSTQGVLTELCENKAE, encoded by the coding sequence ATGATACCCACACATATAGAACACCTCGGGATAGCGGTAAAAAACCTCGAAGAATCTATCAAGTACTATGAAGAAGTACTTGGTATGAAATGTTACAGTATTGAAGAAGTAGCAGAACAAAAAGTGAAAACAGCTTTTTTTCAAGTTGGACAAACTAAAATAGAGCTACTAGAATCAACCGATCCTGAAGGACCCATTGGGAAATTTATCGCCAAAAAAGGCGAGGGAATCCACCATATAGCCTATGCAGTGAAAGACCTACAAGGAGTACTAAACACTGTGAAAGACAAGGGCGTAAGGCTTATTGACGAGAAGCCTCGCAAAGGTGCTGAAGGGCTAGATATTGCCTTCCTTCACCCAAAATCTACACAAGGAGTTTTAACAGAATTATGCGAAAATAAAGCAGAATAA
- a CDS encoding acyl-CoA carboxylase subunit beta, which translates to MATNSERIKELIDKRKEARLGGGEKRIDAQHAKGKFTARERIEMLLDEGSFEEYDMFVTHTSTDFGLDKQKYLSDGVVTGHGTIDGRIVFVYFQDFTVFGGSLSRAYARKICKIMDQAMKVGAPIIGINDSGGARIQEGVKSLAGYADIFQRNIMASGVVPQLSAIFGPCAGGAVYSPALTDFIIMVDKTSYMFVTGPKVSKTVTGEDITDEELGGATVHATKSGVTHFVAEDEEEGLLLLRKLMSYLPQNNLEDPPLTTCEDPIDRLDDHLNEIIPESANVPYDIKDIIYSIADDGEFLEVQRQYARNIVVGYAKFNGMPVGIVANQPSYLAGVLDIDASRKAARFVRFCDAFNIPILTLVDVPGFLPGSTQEYGGIIIHGAKLLYAYGEATVPKVTIITRKAYGGAYDVMSSKHLRGDINYAWPSGEIAVMGPKGAIEVLHFRKLRELEDPNEKEKFLTEKEDEYREKFANPYEAAKYGYIDDVIEPRNTRFRVIRAFQTLATKKDSNPPRKHGNIPL; encoded by the coding sequence ATGGCAACTAACAGCGAAAGAATTAAAGAGCTTATTGACAAAAGGAAAGAAGCTCGCTTGGGTGGTGGCGAAAAACGTATTGACGCACAACATGCTAAAGGCAAATTTACTGCCCGCGAACGTATCGAAATGCTATTGGACGAAGGCAGCTTCGAGGAATACGACATGTTTGTAACACACACTAGTACCGACTTTGGGCTTGACAAACAAAAGTACCTTTCAGATGGTGTAGTAACAGGTCATGGCACGATCGACGGTCGTATCGTATTTGTTTACTTCCAAGATTTTACCGTATTCGGCGGCTCTCTTTCTAGGGCGTACGCCAGAAAGATCTGTAAGATTATGGACCAAGCCATGAAAGTTGGAGCGCCTATTATAGGCATCAACGATAGTGGTGGAGCTCGTATCCAAGAAGGCGTGAAAAGTTTGGCGGGTTATGCCGACATTTTCCAGAGAAACATCATGGCTTCGGGCGTTGTCCCTCAGCTTTCTGCTATTTTCGGCCCTTGTGCTGGTGGTGCGGTGTACTCTCCTGCCCTTACCGACTTCATCATTATGGTGGACAAAACTAGTTACATGTTCGTAACTGGACCTAAGGTATCAAAAACGGTTACTGGTGAAGATATTACCGACGAGGAATTGGGTGGAGCTACTGTCCATGCTACCAAATCAGGTGTTACCCACTTCGTAGCAGAAGACGAGGAAGAAGGGCTACTTCTCTTGAGAAAATTGATGAGCTACTTGCCACAAAACAACCTCGAAGATCCTCCATTGACTACTTGTGAAGACCCAATTGACAGATTGGACGATCACTTGAACGAGATCATTCCTGAAAGCGCCAACGTACCTTACGACATCAAAGACATCATCTATTCTATTGCCGATGACGGAGAGTTCTTGGAAGTTCAGAGACAATATGCAAGGAACATCGTAGTTGGTTATGCCAAATTTAACGGAATGCCAGTAGGTATTGTAGCCAACCAGCCAAGTTACCTAGCTGGTGTGCTTGATATAGATGCTTCAAGAAAAGCAGCAAGGTTTGTTCGTTTCTGCGATGCCTTCAACATTCCAATCCTTACTTTAGTAGACGTACCAGGTTTCTTACCGGGCAGTACCCAAGAATATGGTGGTATCATCATCCACGGAGCCAAATTGCTTTATGCTTATGGCGAAGCTACCGTACCTAAAGTGACTATCATTACCCGTAAGGCGTATGGTGGTGCTTATGATGTAATGAGTTCTAAACACCTTAGAGGTGACATCAACTACGCTTGGCCATCTGGCGAAATTGCGGTAATGGGACCAAAAGGTGCTATCGAAGTTCTTCACTTCAGAAAACTGAGAGAACTCGAAGATCCGAACGAGAAGGAGAAATTCTTAACCGAGAAAGAAGATGAGTATCGTGAGAAATTTGCCAACCCATACGAGGCAGCAAAATATGGATACATTGATGACGTGATCGAGCCTAGAAACACAAGGTTCAGGGTGATTAGGGCATTCCAAACGCTCGCTACCAAAAAGGATAGCAACCCACCAAGAAAACACGGAAACATTCCATTGTAA
- a CDS encoding OadG family protein translates to MLSFIDLSLIDEEGIMLSVVGYLIVFTALVVLYLVFSSVPKVLALIMNAPKPKLKKAAAEGATEDKPKKLTGEVNAAISTALFLYFNEQHDEEDPIITIEKTSRTYSPWSSKIYSVHRRDLPNYHLPSV, encoded by the coding sequence ATGCTAAGTTTTATAGATTTATCATTGATAGACGAAGAAGGGATCATGCTCTCCGTAGTTGGATACTTAATTGTATTCACAGCCCTTGTTGTCTTGTATTTGGTTTTTAGTAGTGTCCCAAAAGTTCTTGCGCTCATTATGAACGCACCAAAGCCTAAGCTTAAAAAAGCTGCGGCAGAAGGAGCTACTGAAGATAAGCCAAAAAAGCTTACAGGCGAGGTAAATGCTGCTATTAGCACCGCATTGTTCCTTTATTTTAACGAACAGCACGATGAGGAGGATCCGATCATAACCATCGAAAAAACTTCAAGGACCTATTCCCCTTGGAGCTCTAAAATTTATAGCGTGCACCGAAGGGATCTTCCAAATTACCACCTCCCTTCTGTTTAA
- a CDS encoding biotin/lipoyl-containing protein codes for MKNYKFTINGNDYQVNIKNFEDNIAEIEVNGTEYEVQLHQEVKKTKTPRLVRAKTPTTSKPKPLATGGALKQIKAPLPGTIIALMVKEGDTVKKEDTLLTMEAMKMENKVLSEAGGVIKSIKVATGESVLQGQVLVEIE; via the coding sequence ATGAAAAATTATAAATTCACGATAAACGGCAACGACTACCAAGTCAATATCAAAAACTTTGAAGATAATATTGCCGAAATCGAAGTAAACGGAACCGAATACGAAGTACAACTTCACCAAGAAGTTAAAAAAACCAAAACTCCTAGACTTGTTAGGGCAAAAACCCCAACTACGAGCAAGCCAAAACCACTTGCTACTGGAGGCGCTCTAAAGCAAATCAAAGCACCACTCCCAGGTACTATCATCGCTCTTATGGTAAAAGAAGGGGACACTGTGAAGAAAGAAGATACGCTATTGACAATGGAAGCCATGAAAATGGAGAACAAAGTACTTTCTGAAGCTGGCGGGGTAATTAAGTCTATCAAAGTAGCTACAGGCGAAAGCGTGCTACAAGGACAAGTCTTGGTAGAGATTGAATAA
- a CDS encoding sodium ion-translocating decarboxylase subunit beta gives MDGLLKFLEYSGFANVTAGHLIMIAVGLIFIYLAIRYEYEPLLLVPIGFGVIIGNVPFVEGAGLQIGIYEDGSVLNYLYQGVLKGIYPPLIFLGIGAMTDFSTLISSPRLMLLGAAAQIGIFLTFLGALTLGFSPAEAGAIGIIGGADGPTAIFISSKLANGLNGTQNLIGPIAIAAYSYMALVPVIQPPIMHLLTSKKERLIRMRPPRAVSKVEKILFPIVGLLLTGFIAPGALPLLGMLFFGNLLKESMVTNRLAETARNAMIDSVTILLGVTVGASTQASVFLTEKSILIFVLGALSFVIATAGGLLFAKFMNLFLKGDGKINPLVGAAGVSAVPDSARVVQHEGLKADPTNHLLMHAMAPNVSGVIGSAVAAGILLSFLS, from the coding sequence ATGGACGGTTTATTAAAATTTTTAGAATATTCAGGGTTCGCCAATGTTACCGCCGGTCACTTAATTATGATAGCAGTTGGGCTGATCTTCATCTATCTGGCTATCAGGTATGAATATGAGCCATTGCTATTAGTGCCCATCGGGTTTGGTGTAATCATAGGCAACGTGCCTTTTGTAGAAGGCGCAGGACTTCAAATCGGTATTTACGAAGACGGAAGTGTGCTCAACTATCTCTACCAAGGGGTATTGAAAGGGATCTACCCTCCTCTCATTTTCTTGGGAATTGGGGCGATGACCGACTTTTCCACGTTGATTTCCAGCCCTAGACTGATGCTTTTAGGAGCTGCTGCTCAAATCGGTATTTTCTTAACCTTTTTAGGTGCGCTTACTTTAGGTTTCTCTCCAGCAGAAGCAGGCGCAATTGGTATCATTGGCGGTGCAGATGGCCCTACAGCGATCTTTATCTCCTCCAAGCTGGCAAACGGACTTAATGGGACTCAAAACCTGATTGGTCCAATTGCTATAGCAGCTTACTCTTACATGGCTCTTGTGCCGGTAATCCAGCCGCCTATCATGCACTTGCTTACTAGCAAAAAAGAGCGCCTTATAAGAATGAGACCTCCTAGAGCGGTTTCTAAAGTAGAGAAAATACTTTTCCCTATCGTAGGACTTTTGCTTACAGGTTTCATTGCTCCGGGTGCATTGCCATTGCTAGGTATGCTTTTCTTCGGTAACTTATTGAAAGAATCAATGGTGACCAACCGTTTGGCAGAAACAGCAAGAAATGCCATGATTGACTCCGTAACTATCCTTTTGGGTGTAACGGTAGGCGCATCTACTCAGGCAAGTGTATTCTTAACCGAAAAATCAATCTTGATTTTCGTACTTGGTGCACTATCCTTCGTAATAGCTACGGCTGGCGGTTTGTTATTCGCCAAGTTCATGAACTTGTTCTTAAAAGGAGATGGCAAAATCAACCCACTGGTAGGTGCAGCAGGTGTTTCTGCCGTGCCAGATAGCGCAAGGGTTGTGCAGCACGAAGGCTTGAAAGCCGACCCAACCAACCACTTGCTCATGCACGCCATGGCACCAAACGTATCTGGTGTGATTGGTTCTGCGGTGGCTGCAGGTATTCTATTGAGCTTCCTCAGCTAA
- the scpA gene encoding methylmalonyl-CoA mutase, producing the protein MKPDFKNISFDEVKKQAANFGVESPSSAPIWGTAEKIGVKPVFNAGDIADLTHLNYAAGIPPYLRGPYSTMYVMRPWTIRQYAGFSTAAESNAFYRRNLAAGQKGLSVAFDLATHRGYDSDHPRVVGDVGKAGVAIDSVEDMKILFDQIPLDKMSVSMTMNGAVLPIMAFYIVAAEEQGVDRSLLSGTIQNDILKEFMVRNTYIYPPLPSMKVISDIFSYTSRHMPKFNSISISGYHMQEAGATNDIELAYTLADGLEYIKTGIKAGLKVDDFAPRLSFFWAVGMNHFMEIAKMRAGRLLWAKIVKQFDPQNKKSMALRTHSQTSGWSLTEQDAFNNVGRTYVEAMGAALGHTQSLHTNSLDEAIALPTDFSARIARNTQKFIQQKTDICKVVDPWGGSYYVEYLTNQLVESAWKLIQEVEDLGGMAKAIESGLPKMRIEEAAARRQARIDAGKDVIVGVNKYQTKEDKEFEILEVDNGAVLQGQIERLKEIRANRNEEDVQSALRAITVCAEKKMNDTDDSSNDAENLLALAVDAARKRATLGEISDALEVKFDRYKAVIRSISGVYSAEAAGNDSFEEAKSLSDKFAEVEGRRPRIMVAKMGQDGHDRGAKVIATSFADLGFDVDMGPLFQTPEEVARQAAENDVHVIGASSLAAGHKTLIPTLIGELKKIGREDIKVVAGGVIPPKDYDFLYEAGVIEVFGPGTVISTAAKKILEDLLEEYAEEA; encoded by the coding sequence ATGAAACCAGATTTTAAGAACATCTCGTTTGACGAGGTAAAAAAACAGGCTGCTAATTTTGGCGTAGAAAGCCCAAGCTCGGCGCCCATTTGGGGCACTGCCGAAAAAATTGGCGTCAAACCTGTATTCAATGCAGGAGACATTGCTGACTTAACACACCTGAATTATGCTGCTGGTATCCCTCCTTACCTAAGAGGTCCGTATTCTACCATGTATGTGATGCGCCCTTGGACCATCCGCCAGTATGCAGGCTTTAGTACAGCTGCCGAATCCAACGCATTTTATAGAAGAAATTTAGCTGCAGGCCAAAAAGGTCTTTCAGTAGCATTTGACCTTGCCACGCACCGTGGCTACGACTCCGACCACCCTCGTGTGGTAGGCGATGTGGGAAAAGCTGGGGTTGCCATCGACTCGGTAGAGGATATGAAAATCCTTTTCGACCAAATCCCATTGGACAAAATGTCTGTTTCGATGACCATGAACGGTGCCGTGCTTCCTATTATGGCTTTTTACATAGTAGCGGCCGAAGAGCAAGGTGTTGATAGAAGCTTATTGAGCGGAACTATCCAAAATGATATTTTGAAGGAGTTTATGGTGAGAAACACCTACATCTACCCTCCTCTTCCTAGTATGAAGGTTATCTCAGATATCTTCTCTTATACTTCTAGGCACATGCCTAAATTCAACTCCATCAGTATTAGTGGTTACCACATGCAAGAAGCAGGTGCTACCAACGATATTGAGCTAGCCTACACACTAGCCGACGGATTGGAATACATAAAAACAGGTATAAAAGCAGGTTTGAAAGTAGATGATTTTGCACCTCGTCTTTCCTTCTTCTGGGCAGTGGGCATGAACCACTTCATGGAAATTGCTAAAATGAGAGCAGGCCGTTTGCTTTGGGCTAAAATTGTAAAACAATTCGATCCTCAAAACAAAAAGTCAATGGCTTTGAGAACCCACTCTCAAACTTCTGGCTGGTCGCTTACCGAGCAAGATGCCTTCAACAACGTAGGCAGAACGTATGTTGAGGCAATGGGTGCTGCTTTGGGCCACACCCAATCGTTGCACACCAACTCGCTTGATGAAGCCATCGCTCTTCCAACCGATTTCTCTGCAAGAATAGCGAGGAACACCCAAAAGTTCATCCAACAAAAAACAGATATCTGTAAGGTAGTGGATCCATGGGGCGGTAGTTATTATGTGGAATATTTGACCAACCAATTGGTAGAAAGCGCTTGGAAATTGATCCAAGAAGTAGAAGACCTTGGTGGTATGGCAAAAGCGATTGAAAGCGGATTGCCAAAAATGAGAATTGAAGAAGCCGCAGCTCGCCGTCAAGCAAGAATTGATGCTGGCAAAGACGTGATTGTTGGTGTAAACAAATACCAAACGAAAGAGGACAAAGAATTTGAAATCCTCGAAGTTGATAACGGAGCGGTTCTCCAAGGTCAGATAGAGCGCTTGAAAGAAATAAGGGCGAACAGGAACGAAGAAGATGTTCAGTCTGCCTTGAGAGCAATCACCGTTTGTGCTGAGAAGAAAATGAACGACACCGATGACTCTAGCAACGATGCTGAGAACCTATTGGCACTGGCCGTAGACGCAGCGAGAAAACGTGCTACGCTAGGTGAAATTTCTGATGCACTTGAAGTGAAATTTGACAGATACAAAGCAGTGATCAGATCTATTTCTGGAGTTTACTCTGCAGAAGCTGCTGGCAACGATTCTTTTGAAGAAGCAAAATCTCTTTCCGATAAGTTTGCCGAAGTAGAAGGCCGTCGCCCAAGGATCATGGTTGCAAAAATGGGACAAGACGGTCACGACCGTGGCGCCAAGGTAATTGCTACCAGTTTTGCCGACTTAGGGTTCGATGTAGATATGGGACCTCTTTTCCAAACACCTGAAGAAGTTGCCCGCCAAGCAGCAGAAAACGATGTTCACGTAATTGGTGCTTCGTCGTTGGCAGCTGGTCACAAAACGTTGATCCCAACGCTCATAGGCGAGTTGAAAAAGATTGGCCGTGAGGATATCAAAGTAGTAGCAGGTGGGGTAATTCCTCCGAAAGACTACGATTTCCTTTACGAGGCTGGAGTAATCGAAGTATTCGGTCCAGGAACAGTAATCTCTACAGCAGCTAAGAAAATCTTGGAAGATCTCTTGGAAGAATACGCTGAAGAGGCATAA
- a CDS encoding methylmalonyl-CoA mutase family protein, translating to MSNNDKNLFSDFSPVTAAEWKEQIIKDLRGKDYDESLVWKTDEGFDIKPYYTSEDLTPEAKAFQNTAFDANEVLGARAWVNSPKINASDAKEANRKALLALKSGADGVLFEVGDAVDLAVLLEGIELPYCAVSYSLSGNPVAFANALAAYVSEKGYDPAAVKGLLSYPVANADVAGVFDALASLPAFKAFVIKGAVDATLHGDLGDLLAQTTALVDKLEGKDVKAVFDKIAFSVQVSNNYFGEIAKLRALRTLVQQIAKFYGAEISPVEVTIQGSTTIIIDEETKEDPYLNMLSNTSQAMSAVIGTCNYLTILPHNEGLEEVDDFADRIARNISNMLREESYFDKVADPAAGSYYIESLTAQLAEKAWEAFQAQL from the coding sequence ATGAGCAATAACGATAAAAATTTATTCAGCGACTTCAGCCCTGTTACCGCAGCGGAATGGAAGGAGCAAATCATCAAAGATTTGCGTGGCAAAGACTACGACGAGTCCTTGGTTTGGAAAACCGATGAAGGTTTCGACATCAAGCCTTACTACACAAGCGAAGACTTGACCCCTGAGGCAAAAGCCTTCCAAAATACCGCTTTTGATGCCAACGAAGTACTTGGTGCAAGAGCATGGGTAAACAGCCCGAAAATAAACGCTTCGGATGCCAAAGAGGCAAACAGAAAAGCACTTTTGGCACTAAAAAGCGGTGCTGATGGCGTGCTGTTCGAAGTAGGCGATGCTGTTGATTTAGCAGTGTTGTTGGAAGGAATAGAACTTCCTTACTGCGCAGTTTCTTACTCGCTAAGCGGAAACCCTGTTGCCTTTGCCAATGCACTGGCTGCTTATGTAAGCGAGAAAGGATACGACCCTGCGGCGGTTAAAGGGCTCCTCTCCTACCCCGTAGCCAATGCCGACGTTGCAGGAGTGTTCGATGCACTTGCTTCACTCCCAGCTTTCAAAGCTTTTGTAATAAAAGGAGCAGTTGATGCAACTTTGCACGGAGATTTGGGAGACCTATTGGCCCAAACAACTGCTTTGGTTGACAAATTAGAAGGAAAAGATGTAAAAGCTGTTTTTGATAAGATAGCTTTCAGCGTACAGGTATCGAACAACTACTTTGGCGAAATAGCCAAGCTAAGAGCCTTGAGAACGTTGGTGCAGCAAATAGCCAAGTTCTACGGAGCTGAAATAAGCCCTGTGGAAGTTACTATCCAAGGAAGTACAACCATCATCATAGACGAGGAGACCAAGGAAGACCCGTATTTGAACATGCTTTCGAATACTAGCCAAGCCATGTCGGCCGTGATTGGTACTTGTAATTACTTGACCATTTTGCCCCATAACGAAGGTCTGGAAGAAGTGGACGATTTTGCTGATAGGATAGCAAGAAACATAAGCAACATGCTAAGGGAAGAATCTTATTTCGATAAGGTTGCCGATCCTGCTGCTGGTTCTTATTACATTGAAAGCTTGACTGCCCAGCTTGCCGAAAAAGCATGGGAAGCATTTCAAGCGCAGTTGTAA